Part of the Bacteroidota bacterium genome, TAACGAGAAATCAAACCAGAAAAACCTTGGAACAATTCGTTCAAGTAATTTATGTACTGAAATTGTTGAATACACCGCTCCAGATGAAGTTGCTGTTTGTAATCTTGCTTCAATCGCTTTACCTCGCTATGTAAATGATGGTAAATTTGATCATCAGGAATTGTTCAAAATTACCTATGTTATAACCAAGAATCTGAATAAGATTATTGACAACAACTACTATCCTGTTCCTGAGGCAAAAAAATCCAATTTGCGCCATCGTCCAATAGGCATTGGCGTACAAGGACTAGCTGATGCATTTATGCTGTTGCGTATGCCTTTTGATTCCCCGGAGGCAGCAGTTCTTAACAAAGAAATTTTTGAAACAATTTATTACGCAGCAATGACTGCCTCAAAAGACCTTGCAAAAGAACATGGAACGTATGAAACTTATCCTGGATCTCCCGTATCCCAGGGAATTTTTCAATATGACATGTGGAATGTTACCCCTTCCAATAGATGGGAATGGGACGTTTTAAAAGAAGAAGTTGCAAAATTTGGTGTTAGAAACTCCCTGCTTCTTGCCCCAATGCCAACAGCCTCCACTTCTCAAATTCTTGGCAATAATGAATGTTTTGAACCCTATACATCAAACATATATTCAAGAAGAGTTTTATCAGGTGAGTTTGTGGTTGTAAACAAGCATCTTTTGAAAGATCTGGTAAAACTTGGTTTATGGAATGACGGGCTTAAAAACAAGATCATAGCTTCTAATGGATCAGTTCAGGATATCCCTGAAATCCCTGAAAACATTAAAGAACTATATAAAACTGTTTGGGAAATCAAACAGAAAGCGATTATTGATATGGCAGCAGATAGAGGTGCTTTTATTTGCCAATCACAATCCCTAAACCTGTTTATCCAGAATGCAAATTTTGCCAAACTAACCTCTATGCATTTTTATGCATGGAAGAAAGGTCTTAAGACTGGTATGTACTATTTGAGAACTAAAGCAGCAACTGATGCAATTAAGTTCACAGTTGAAAAACAAGCAGGTTCACAATATGTTGCAGTTGTTGGAAAAGATGAAGAAATAACCGAAGAGCAAAGGATGGCGGAAATATCCTGTTCACTTGATAATCCGGATGCTTGCGAGAGTTGTAGCGGTTAATTGATTTTTGTTTTTATACAAAAAGCACGGGTTTCATAAAAAGGTGAAGCCCGTGCTTTTTTGTTGACCTTCTATAAAGGATTAGGATTCAAGAAAAAGCCTGTAAATTCTATTTGGCTTATACTTTTTATCGATAAAATTTCAGGTAAGTTCTTTTTGTAAAATATCTTCAATTAAATTGGATATTTTTAACAGGGAAGATGTGTTTTTTACTATATAATCATAAGCCCCCCCTTGCTGCAAAAATTCTATTGAGGCAAGCATTTCAGCTCGCTGAGACATCAATACCACTTTGCATCTTTCGCAATCTTCCTTTATGGCATTAAGTACATAAAGGCCTTGAAGGGGATGTCCGGTTTCTTCAAGAAAATAATCAAGAAGAACCACATCAGGATTAAAATTAATGGATTCAATACAGGATCCAGAGCTATAAAATGATTTTACATCAATCTCATAGTTTTCATATTCGGGATTTCTGGATAAAGTCTTCAAATGATTTGTTAAAATACTATTGTAAAAAGGGTCATCATCTACCACAAAAATAACAAACCTTCGTTTTTCCTTTTTCATTGCTTTTTATCTTGTTATTAACACTTACTGTGCTATTATCCGTATTAAATCTTATTAACATTAACGCCTTTAAGGGCTAATTTATTTTTTAGCGGACCCTTCATAATTCTTGTTTTTATTGGCCTTTTAGTCAAAAAAGTCGTTTCTTGTCCTTGTTTTTTCCTCTTGTAACATCCTGTAAATTGTTGATTTTCCAATATCCAGTTTTCGTGCTACCAAAAGCACATCATTGTTGTATTTTTCCAGATAAGACCGAATTAGTTTTTTGATATAGTTTCTTAAAGTGGTTTCTTGTTCAGGTACAAAAACAGGAGTGGACATTTCGCTGAAAACAAGGTCATCAGGACTAATCGTGTCAGAATCGGAAAGCACAGCGGCCAGTTCAACAACTGATTTTAATTCACGTACATTTCCCGGGAAAGAATAATTAAGGAGTTTTTTCTGGGCTTCCTTGCTTAGTGCCTTTAGCTCAAGATTATTGTCCTTTGCAAAATGTTCTAAAAAATGTTTGGCCAAAAGAAGGATATCCGTACCTCTTTCCCTTAAAGGAGGAAGATGAATATTCAGACCAAGCAACCTGTAGTAGAGATCTTCCCTGAAATTTCCTTTTTTCACCTCTTCTTGTAAGCTTTTATTGCTTGCGGCAATTATCCTGCAATCTACTTTAACTGTTGCATTACTTCCAACGCGTGAAATTTCCCTTTCCTGCAAAACCCTTAAAAGTTTTACCTGTAAATGTGGTTGCATATCAGTTACCTCATCCAGAAAAATTGTTCCGCCATTTGCTTGTTCAAACCTGCCAATTCGCTTGGTTGCAGCTCCGGTAAAAGATCCTTTTTCATGCCCAAATAATTCACTCTCAACTAGCTCTTTTGGAACAGCAGAAAGATTTACCGCAACTAAGGGTCCGTTTCGCCTTTTGGAATTATAGTGAACCGCCTTTGCCACAAGCTCCTTACCTGTGCCTGTTTCTCCTGTTATAGAAATATTTATATCTGTTTGAACAGCTTTTTCAATCATTCGGAAAACTGCTTTAATGGCAGGACTTTGCCCGATTATAATATTACCAAATTCATACTTTTTACTAACTTCTTGTTCCAGATGGGTAATCTTTTCCTTAAGTCTATTTTTCTTTCGGATATTATTTACAACATGAAGAAGTTTTTCCCTTAAATCATCTGTCTTTACAAGATAATCATAGGCACCTTGTTTTAGCATTTCAACAGCAACCTCTAACTTATCCTGCCCCGACACAACGATTACTTCTATGTAAGGATCAAACTCCTTTATTTTTTTAAGCACTTCGGTGCCATGTAAATCCGGAAGAGTTAAATCTAAGGTTATAATGTCTGGTCTTTCATAAAGATGCATTAAAGAATCCTTTCCATTTTCAAACATTTTTACTTCATATTCTGGAACCAACAATAGGTTGTAACTTAAAAATTCCCTATACCACTTATCGTCCTCTACAACAAATATTTTTAAATTCTCAGATGTTTCTTTTTCCATTTTATTTTTTTTTATTTGTGCTAGTCAA contains:
- a CDS encoding response regulator; translation: MKKEKRRFVIFVVDDDPFYNSILTNHLKTLSRNPEYENYEIDVKSFYSSGSCIESINFNPDVVLLDYFLEETGHPLQGLYVLNAIKEDCERCKVVLMSQRAEMLASIEFLQQGGAYDYIVKNTSSLLKISNLIEDILQKELT
- a CDS encoding sigma-54-dependent Fis family transcriptional regulator, which gives rise to MEKETSENLKIFVVEDDKWYREFLSYNLLLVPEYEVKMFENGKDSLMHLYERPDIITLDLTLPDLHGTEVLKKIKEFDPYIEVIVVSGQDKLEVAVEMLKQGAYDYLVKTDDLREKLLHVVNNIRKKNRLKEKITHLEQEVSKKYEFGNIIIGQSPAIKAVFRMIEKAVQTDINISITGETGTGKELVAKAVHYNSKRRNGPLVAVNLSAVPKELVESELFGHEKGSFTGAATKRIGRFEQANGGTIFLDEVTDMQPHLQVKLLRVLQEREISRVGSNATVKVDCRIIAASNKSLQEEVKKGNFREDLYYRLLGLNIHLPPLRERGTDILLLAKHFLEHFAKDNNLELKALSKEAQKKLLNYSFPGNVRELKSVVELAAVLSDSDTISPDDLVFSEMSTPVFVPEQETTLRNYIKKLIRSYLEKYNNDVLLVARKLDIGKSTIYRMLQEEKTRTRNDFFD